One genomic window of uncultured Erythrobacter sp. includes the following:
- the atpD gene encoding F0F1 ATP synthase subunit beta has product MATAPVLNQTTNGVIAQVIGAVVDVQFEGELPAILSALETKNGDKTLVLEVAQHLGENTVRTIAMDATEGLTRGSEVIATGAQISVPVGPKTLGRIMNVIGEPIDELGPVGADKSMPIHAEAPPFVDQSTEAAILVTGIKVIDLLAPYAKGGKIGLFGGAGVGKTVLIQELINNIAKGHGGVSVFAGVGERTREGNDLYHEFLDAEVIKKDENGVATPEGSKVALVFGQMNEPPGARARVALSGLTMAEYFRDEEGQDVLFFVDNIFRFTQAGSEVSALLGRIPSAVGYQPTLSTDMGNLQERITSTTKGSITSVQAIYVPADDLTDPAPATSFAHLDATTTLNRAISELGIYPAVDPLDSTSRVLEPRVVGNEHYETARKVQETLQKYKSLQDIIAILGMDELSEEDKLTVARARKIQKFLSQPFHVAEVFTGISGVFVQLEDTVKSFKAVVEGEYDHLPEQAFYMVGGIEDVVKKAAEMAEDA; this is encoded by the coding sequence ATGGCTACCGCACCCGTCCTCAACCAGACCACCAATGGCGTGATCGCCCAGGTCATCGGCGCTGTCGTCGACGTGCAGTTCGAAGGCGAACTGCCCGCGATCCTCTCGGCGCTCGAGACCAAGAACGGCGACAAGACGCTGGTTCTCGAAGTTGCCCAGCACCTCGGTGAAAACACCGTCCGCACCATCGCGATGGACGCGACCGAAGGCCTCACTCGCGGCAGCGAAGTGATCGCCACCGGCGCGCAGATATCGGTCCCGGTTGGTCCGAAGACACTCGGCCGTATCATGAACGTCATCGGTGAGCCGATTGATGAACTCGGCCCGGTCGGCGCAGACAAGTCGATGCCAATCCACGCGGAAGCCCCTCCCTTCGTCGACCAGTCGACCGAAGCGGCGATCCTCGTAACCGGCATCAAGGTGATCGACCTGCTCGCTCCTTACGCAAAGGGCGGTAAGATCGGCCTGTTTGGCGGTGCCGGCGTGGGCAAGACCGTGCTGATCCAGGAACTGATCAACAACATCGCAAAGGGCCACGGCGGCGTGTCCGTGTTTGCCGGTGTTGGTGAGCGTACCCGTGAAGGTAACGATCTCTATCACGAGTTCCTCGACGCAGAGGTCATCAAGAAAGACGAAAACGGCGTTGCGACGCCAGAAGGCTCGAAAGTGGCGCTGGTGTTCGGCCAGATGAACGAGCCTCCCGGCGCACGTGCCCGTGTTGCTCTGTCGGGCCTCACCATGGCGGAATATTTCCGCGATGAAGAAGGCCAGGACGTGCTGTTCTTCGTCGATAACATCTTCCGCTTTACGCAGGCGGGTTCGGAAGTGTCGGCCCTGCTCGGCCGTATTCCTTCGGCTGTGGGCTATCAGCCAACCCTGTCGACCGACATGGGTAACCTGCAGGAACGTATTACCTCGACCACCAAGGGTTCGATTACTTCGGTTCAGGCCATCTACGTGCCTGCCGATGACCTCACCGACCCTGCGCCAGCCACCTCGTTCGCTCACTTGGATGCAACGACCACGCTGAACCGCGCGATTTCGGAGCTGGGCATCTACCCGGCGGTTGACCCGCTCGATTCCACCAGCCGCGTTCTCGAACCGCGCGTTGTCGGCAACGAGCACTATGAAACCGCGCGTAAGGTTCAGGAAACGCTGCAGAAGTACAAGTCGCTGCAGGACATCATCGCCATTCTCGGCATGGACGAGCTTTCGGAAGAAGATAAGCTCACCGTGGCCCGTGCGCGTAAGATCCAGAAGTTCCTGTCGCAACCGTTCCACGTTGCCGAGGTCTTCACCGGCATCAGCGGCGTGTTCGTGCAGCTTGAAGACACCGTGAAATCGTTCAAGGCGGTTGTCGAAGGCGAATACGATCACCTGCCAGAGCAGGCATTCTACATGGTCGGCGGTATCGAAGACGTGGTCAAAAAGGCCGCTGAAATGGCCGAGGACGCGTAA
- a CDS encoding ATP synthase F1 subunit epsilon has translation MPLHFELVTPAKQVRSEDVHMVVVPGAEGEFGVLEGHAPFMSTIRDGAVQVFKSEGAEPELIEVRGGFAEVGENGLTVLAEHVEA, from the coding sequence ATGCCACTCCACTTCGAACTCGTAACCCCGGCCAAGCAGGTCCGAAGCGAAGACGTCCATATGGTCGTCGTTCCCGGCGCTGAAGGCGAATTCGGCGTGCTGGAAGGCCATGCGCCTTTCATGTCGACCATCCGCGATGGCGCGGTGCAGGTCTTCAAAAGCGAAGGCGCTGAGCCGGAACTGATCGAAGTGCGCGGCGGCTTTGCCGAAGTCGGCGAGAATGGTCTCACCGTTCTCGCGGAACATGTAGAAGCCTGA
- a CDS encoding Rrf2 family transcriptional regulator, translated as MQLGKGIEWTTHICTILAIVPPKRGLSVDALAEFFEVPSAYLAKQMQLLRRAGIVQSVRGKGGGYRLAKAVDEITLLDIVLAIEGPMPAFRCSEIRQNGPCGLKRKDCKRPCEIASAFADAEQTYRAALAAKTLASIMQEAAANSTPEHMMEIAGWVQRQVS; from the coding sequence GTGCAGCTCGGCAAAGGCATTGAATGGACGACGCATATCTGCACGATCCTGGCGATCGTACCGCCGAAGCGCGGGCTAAGTGTCGATGCACTGGCGGAGTTTTTCGAGGTGCCGTCGGCCTATCTTGCTAAGCAAATGCAATTGCTTCGCCGCGCAGGGATTGTGCAGTCGGTCCGCGGAAAGGGCGGCGGCTACCGTTTGGCGAAGGCGGTGGACGAGATTACGTTATTGGACATTGTCCTCGCCATCGAAGGCCCGATGCCAGCTTTCCGCTGCTCCGAGATCCGGCAAAACGGCCCGTGCGGCCTGAAACGCAAGGACTGCAAACGCCCTTGCGAAATCGCGTCGGCATTTGCTGACGCTGAGCAGACCTATCGCGCTGCGCTGGCTGCAAAGACGCTCGCGTCGATCATGCAGGAGGCAGCGGCAAATTCGACGCCAGAGCACATGATGGAAATCGCAGGTTGGGTGCAGCGGCAAGTCAGTTGA
- a CDS encoding prolyl oligopeptidase family serine peptidase, translated as MKLVSTLALAGALAMTTTPAHADGHGDHSDTAEAPADGVPGPEQDPYIWLEEARSDEALEWVENENELTLAKMEADPRFEQLKSEALAIFDSEDRIPYVSFRPDGLYNFWQDKENPKGLLRRTTLESYQTDEPEWEIILDVDALAAAEGKEWVYKGSTCLPPALNMCMIALSDGGEDATIMREFNTATKQFVEGGFALEEKSQGSVQWIDKDTLLVGRDFGEGTLTESEYPFTSRVWKRGTDIADAEEIFRGEADDVWAGASLLRDNTGTVHARTAFRGVSFHESEYFVQKDGEWVKLDIPKKASPYGIVDGHLLYSTDVDWETDGQTFPADSLIAVDLEEWKADPNGAAKTLVWAPAERQTKRGGAITGNALFVTMLDNVVGKVLQFNFADGEWVSEQVELPDNATLGIATASDETDQIMFTVTDFLNPTTLYYSDGSGAPQVLKTSPSRFDKTGMSVEQFEATSADGTKIPYFVVKPKGMEMDGSTPVLMSGYGGFQIPRLPGYMGSTGKLWLEKGGAYVLANLRGGGEFGPNWHQTAIRENKQRTWDDFIAVGQDLVDKGITSPEHLGIQGGSQGGLLVGTAITQRPDLFNAAIVAIPLFDMLRYHLIGRGASWIGEYGDPRIEEQRKWIEGYSPYQKIVEGVDYPTPFLWASTADDRTHPAHARKGAAKLKELGQPYYYFEDMTGGHSGGVDNEQRAKLQALQYVYLMQQLMDNAASDGE; from the coding sequence TTGAAGCTTGTCTCTACACTCGCACTTGCTGGCGCGCTTGCCATGACCACCACGCCAGCGCACGCCGACGGCCACGGCGACCACTCTGACACCGCTGAAGCGCCAGCAGACGGCGTTCCCGGCCCTGAGCAAGACCCGTATATCTGGCTTGAAGAAGCGCGCAGTGACGAAGCGCTGGAATGGGTCGAGAACGAAAACGAACTCACCCTTGCCAAGATGGAAGCAGATCCCCGCTTCGAACAGCTGAAGAGCGAAGCGCTGGCGATCTTCGACAGCGAAGACCGCATTCCCTACGTCTCGTTCCGCCCGGATGGCCTGTACAATTTCTGGCAGGACAAGGAGAACCCAAAGGGCCTGCTGCGCCGCACGACACTGGAAAGCTATCAGACCGACGAACCGGAATGGGAGATCATTCTCGATGTCGATGCTCTGGCAGCCGCTGAAGGCAAGGAATGGGTCTACAAAGGCTCGACTTGCCTGCCGCCTGCACTGAACATGTGCATGATCGCGCTGAGCGATGGCGGCGAAGACGCGACGATCATGCGCGAGTTCAACACCGCGACCAAACAATTCGTCGAAGGCGGCTTCGCGCTCGAAGAGAAGAGCCAGGGTAGCGTGCAGTGGATCGACAAGGACACGCTGCTCGTCGGCCGGGACTTTGGCGAAGGCACACTCACTGAGAGCGAATATCCCTTCACCTCGCGCGTCTGGAAGCGCGGGACCGATATCGCCGATGCTGAAGAGATCTTCCGCGGGGAGGCCGATGACGTCTGGGCTGGCGCAAGCCTGCTGCGCGACAACACCGGAACCGTGCACGCCCGCACCGCTTTCCGGGGCGTCAGCTTCCATGAGAGTGAATACTTCGTCCAGAAGGATGGCGAATGGGTGAAGCTGGACATCCCGAAAAAGGCCTCGCCCTATGGTATCGTCGATGGACACTTGCTCTATTCGACCGATGTCGATTGGGAAACGGATGGCCAGACCTTCCCGGCTGACAGCCTGATTGCGGTCGATCTGGAGGAATGGAAGGCCGACCCCAACGGCGCGGCCAAGACGCTCGTCTGGGCGCCTGCTGAGCGTCAGACGAAGCGCGGCGGGGCGATCACTGGGAACGCCTTGTTTGTGACAATGCTCGACAATGTGGTTGGCAAAGTGTTGCAGTTCAATTTTGCCGACGGCGAATGGGTAAGCGAACAGGTCGAACTGCCTGACAATGCGACGCTCGGTATCGCAACTGCGTCGGACGAGACTGACCAGATCATGTTCACGGTCACCGACTTCCTCAATCCGACGACTTTGTACTACTCCGATGGCAGCGGCGCGCCGCAAGTGCTCAAGACTTCGCCGAGCCGCTTCGACAAGACCGGCATGTCGGTCGAACAGTTCGAAGCGACCAGCGCCGACGGGACCAAGATCCCGTATTTCGTGGTCAAGCCCAAGGGCATGGAAATGGACGGCAGCACACCGGTCCTGATGAGCGGCTATGGCGGCTTCCAGATCCCGCGCCTGCCCGGCTACATGGGCAGCACTGGCAAGTTGTGGCTTGAAAAGGGCGGAGCCTATGTGCTCGCCAACCTGCGAGGCGGCGGCGAGTTCGGGCCGAACTGGCACCAGACTGCAATCCGTGAGAACAAGCAGCGGACCTGGGACGATTTCATCGCCGTAGGTCAGGATCTGGTCGACAAGGGTATCACCAGCCCCGAGCATCTTGGCATTCAGGGCGGCTCACAAGGCGGCCTGCTGGTCGGCACCGCGATCACCCAGCGCCCGGACCTGTTCAACGCCGCGATCGTTGCGATCCCGCTGTTCGATATGCTGCGCTATCACCTGATCGGGCGCGGTGCCTCGTGGATCGGCGAATATGGCGACCCACGCATCGAAGAGCAGCGCAAGTGGATCGAGGGTTACTCACCCTACCAGAAGATCGTCGAGGGTGTGGACTATCCCACCCCGTTCCTGTGGGCCTCCACCGCGGATGACCGGACCCACCCGGCGCACGCGCGCAAGGGTGCAGCGAAGCTGAAAGAGCTTGGCCAACCCTATTACTACTTCGAGGATATGACCGGCGGCCACTCAGGCGGTGTCGACAACGAGCAGCGCGCCAAACTGCAGGCGCTGCAATATGTCTATCTGATGCAGCAGCTGATGGACAATGCAGCGTCAGACGGCGAATAA
- a CDS encoding DUF1153 domain-containing protein produces the protein MAYPSDISIAEAIKQYGLPKSHRIHWSKSKKADVVRAVRDEIISFAEARDRYLLSRKEFEQWELDLGGTPQPVQRSRTLEDA, from the coding sequence ATGGCGTACCCGAGCGACATTTCTATCGCAGAAGCGATCAAGCAATACGGTCTACCAAAGTCGCACCGCATCCACTGGTCGAAATCCAAAAAGGCCGACGTGGTTCGTGCCGTACGGGATGAGATCATCAGCTTCGCCGAAGCGCGTGATCGCTATCTGCTGAGCCGCAAGGAATTCGAGCAATGGGAGCTCGATCTGGGCGGAACTCCGCAGCCAGTTCAGCGCAGCCGAACGCTTGAAGATGCGTAA
- a CDS encoding heme-binding protein — MGIAKWIAGGVGIAAIGAATVYAQSRNTEEPDFTVVKEEQAFQLRDYPTIIVAEVTHSGSRREASRASFRRLAAYIFAQDRPEGGEEIAMTTPVIQDRVKRDEKIAMTAPVVQEETSKDRWRMRFVMPAKYTLETLPPAPSDISLTEVEARRVATVRFNGYARPSETALMEKELGKWIAEQDLTPIGDFEYASYDAPMVPGSLRRNEVMIEVATD, encoded by the coding sequence ATGGGTATCGCAAAATGGATCGCCGGTGGGGTAGGAATCGCCGCGATCGGGGCCGCCACCGTTTACGCACAATCTCGCAACACCGAAGAGCCTGATTTTACAGTCGTGAAAGAGGAGCAGGCATTTCAGCTGCGCGACTATCCGACAATCATTGTCGCTGAAGTCACGCATTCCGGTAGCCGTAGGGAAGCGAGCAGAGCGAGCTTTCGCCGGCTGGCAGCTTACATTTTCGCGCAAGACCGGCCTGAGGGAGGCGAAGAAATCGCGATGACGACGCCGGTGATCCAAGATCGCGTGAAACGCGATGAAAAGATCGCCATGACCGCACCTGTTGTGCAGGAAGAAACGAGCAAGGATCGTTGGCGCATGCGCTTCGTGATGCCCGCCAAATACACTCTGGAAACGCTGCCACCGGCGCCCTCAGATATCTCTCTGACCGAAGTTGAAGCCCGCCGCGTCGCGACCGTACGTTTCAACGGCTATGCGCGTCCTTCTGAAACGGCCTTAATGGAGAAGGAGCTCGGCAAATGGATCGCTGAGCAGGATCTGACACCGATTGGTGACTTCGAATATGCTTCATACGATGCGCCGATGGTGCCCGGCTCTCTGCGCCGTAATGAAGTGATGATCGAGGTGGCGACCGACTGA
- a CDS encoding HNH endonuclease: MSDEGLTCWLCERPFETLIQWHHPVPKSKKGRGTVPVHPICHKTIHANFTNTELARIGDDACAVRANPFVAKFVSWIATKPPDFHAPTRR; this comes from the coding sequence TTGAGCGACGAAGGTCTCACCTGCTGGCTGTGTGAGCGCCCGTTCGAGACGCTGATCCAATGGCATCACCCGGTGCCCAAATCGAAGAAAGGGCGGGGCACTGTTCCGGTCCATCCGATCTGCCACAAGACGATCCATGCCAATTTCACCAATACCGAACTCGCGCGGATTGGTGATGATGCTTGCGCTGTTCGCGCCAATCCCTTTGTGGCGAAGTTCGTCAGCTGGATCGCAACCAAACCACCCGACTTCCACGCGCCAACGCGGCGATAG
- the glmU gene encoding bifunctional UDP-N-acetylglucosamine diphosphorylase/glucosamine-1-phosphate N-acetyltransferase GlmU: protein MTDFAAIILAAGKGTRMKSDLHKVLHPIAGKPMLMHLMDTFVLLGINRIVVVAGDRREQLDAALEGRDIKTALQDPQLGTAHAALRAREALEGFSGNILVCFGDVPMVKAETVQRLNEALDGDAKVAVLGFRPDDALQYGRIIADDDGTVRKMVEYKDATEREKKTRLCNSGLIVAHSDDMWPLLDSVGNDNAQGEYYLPDVATNAIARRDKVVVVETDADEVAGINSRSELAAAEQRWQAVRREQAMADGASLRAPDTVFFSHDTQLGRDVTVDPHVVFGPGVTIADGTHIKAYSHLEGATLASGVQVGPFARLRPGAVLEENSFVGNFVEMKKATLGKGSKASHLSYIGDTTVGEGANIGAGTITCNYDGYFKYQTVIGDRAFIGSNSALVAPVKIGADAIVAAGSTVSRDVGDGELRMVRAEQLVKQGWADRFHDTMKKKKAASKK, encoded by the coding sequence ATGACCGATTTTGCCGCCATCATCCTGGCCGCGGGCAAAGGCACCCGCATGAAGAGCGACCTGCATAAAGTGCTCCACCCGATAGCGGGCAAACCGATGCTGATGCACCTGATGGATACGTTCGTATTGCTGGGCATCAATCGCATCGTGGTTGTCGCCGGCGATAGGCGTGAGCAATTGGACGCGGCACTGGAAGGGCGCGATATCAAGACCGCTCTGCAAGATCCGCAGCTTGGCACTGCGCACGCTGCCTTGCGGGCGAGAGAAGCGCTGGAAGGGTTCTCCGGAAACATCCTCGTTTGCTTTGGTGACGTCCCGATGGTGAAGGCCGAGACCGTGCAACGCTTGAATGAGGCGCTGGACGGCGATGCGAAAGTCGCCGTGCTCGGCTTCCGACCGGACGATGCGCTGCAATATGGCCGGATCATCGCTGACGACGATGGAACGGTGCGCAAAATGGTCGAATACAAGGATGCGACCGAGCGAGAGAAGAAGACTCGTCTGTGCAATTCTGGACTTATCGTGGCGCATTCGGACGATATGTGGCCGCTGCTCGATAGTGTAGGAAACGACAACGCTCAGGGAGAGTACTACCTCCCCGATGTAGCCACCAACGCGATTGCGCGGCGCGACAAGGTCGTGGTGGTTGAAACCGATGCGGATGAAGTCGCCGGGATCAATTCACGCTCCGAACTCGCAGCTGCCGAGCAGCGCTGGCAGGCCGTGCGGCGCGAACAGGCGATGGCGGACGGGGCGAGCCTGCGGGCGCCCGACACGGTGTTCTTCAGCCACGACACGCAGCTGGGCCGGGATGTGACTGTCGATCCGCACGTGGTCTTCGGACCCGGCGTCACCATCGCCGATGGCACGCATATCAAGGCCTATTCGCACCTCGAAGGCGCGACGCTCGCCAGCGGCGTGCAGGTCGGCCCGTTTGCGCGTCTGCGCCCCGGTGCGGTGCTCGAAGAGAACAGCTTTGTCGGCAATTTTGTCGAGATGAAGAAGGCGACGCTGGGCAAGGGCTCCAAGGCCAGCCACCTGTCCTATATCGGTGACACCACCGTAGGCGAGGGTGCCAATATCGGCGCGGGCACGATCACCTGCAATTACGATGGCTATTTCAAATACCAGACGGTGATCGGTGACCGCGCGTTTATCGGTTCGAATTCCGCGCTTGTTGCTCCGGTTAAGATTGGTGCCGATGCCATCGTCGCAGCCGGCAGCACGGTCAGCCGGGATGTCGGTGACGGAGAACTGCGCATGGTCCGGGCTGAACAATTGGTGAAACAGGGTTGGGCCGACCGCTTTCACGACACGATGAAAAAGAAGAAGGCGGCTTCGAAGAAATGA
- a CDS encoding HAD-IA family hydrolase — MTDFPFDAVGFDLDGTLLDTFQDLGAAVNHALSLGGYAPVPVDSSKDLIGGGAKIMLAQAVQAQGGIAGGLEGDDFRGLYKAMLRYYSENNAVHSAPYPHAREVVAELAERGVKMAVVTNKFEEFARSILTQLDFIAPFETVIGGDSMGKGADGKFLSKPHPQPVLEAQKRCGAGRFAFVGDSTYDVKAAKAANVPVIGAAYGYCDKPPRELGADAVIQSLDELVAALERL; from the coding sequence ATGACAGACTTTCCATTCGATGCAGTCGGCTTCGATCTCGACGGCACTTTGCTCGATACGTTTCAGGACCTTGGCGCGGCGGTCAATCACGCATTGTCGCTTGGCGGATACGCGCCGGTCCCGGTCGACAGTTCAAAAGATCTGATCGGTGGCGGGGCCAAGATCATGCTCGCGCAAGCAGTTCAGGCACAAGGCGGGATCGCCGGCGGTTTGGAAGGTGACGACTTTCGCGGCCTCTACAAAGCGATGCTGCGATATTATTCGGAGAACAACGCGGTGCACTCCGCGCCCTACCCCCATGCCCGTGAGGTAGTGGCGGAACTGGCAGAGCGCGGCGTCAAGATGGCGGTTGTGACCAACAAGTTCGAGGAGTTCGCGCGCTCGATCCTGACCCAGCTCGATTTCATCGCTCCGTTCGAAACGGTGATCGGCGGCGACAGTATGGGCAAAGGCGCGGACGGCAAGTTTCTGTCCAAACCTCACCCGCAGCCGGTGCTCGAAGCGCAAAAGCGTTGCGGCGCCGGGCGGTTCGCCTTTGTCGGCGACTCAACCTACGACGTGAAAGCGGCCAAGGCTGCCAATGTTCCGGTGATCGGCGCCGCCTACGGCTATTGCGACAAACCGCCGCGGGAGCTTGGCGCAGATGCTGTGATTCAATCGCTAGATGAATTGGTTGCCGCGCTCGAAAGACTGTAG
- a CDS encoding VOC family protein — MMKLTAMPRLLIASAMTLMIVAPTTALAEDIPEAIPAIEFEQAGVYTLVDDLAAAKAFYVELLGLDPVFENPVFVGFYIEGGLFAVASRAQFAPDAEIGDRTVPYLRVKDIDATFTRLKAIAPDRLVSDEVIREGPIALIKLRDPEGNLVEFYSLSSAATNSSSD; from the coding sequence ATGATGAAGCTAACTGCGATGCCTCGCCTACTTATCGCGTCCGCTATGACGCTGATGATTGTCGCACCGACAACAGCTCTTGCCGAAGATATCCCCGAAGCGATTCCCGCGATCGAATTCGAGCAAGCAGGCGTTTACACGCTCGTCGATGATCTTGCCGCAGCGAAGGCGTTTTATGTCGAATTGCTGGGGCTTGATCCGGTGTTTGAAAATCCGGTCTTCGTTGGCTTCTACATTGAAGGCGGCCTATTCGCTGTTGCATCGCGCGCGCAATTTGCGCCCGATGCCGAGATTGGCGATCGGACCGTCCCCTATTTGCGCGTAAAGGACATCGACGCCACTTTCACCCGTTTGAAAGCCATTGCTCCTGATCGGCTGGTGTCAGACGAAGTCATCAGGGAAGGACCAATAGCGCTGATCAAACTGCGCGATCCCGAGGGAAATTTGGTCGAGTTCTACAGTCTTTCGAGCGCGGCAACCAATTCATCTAGCGATTGA
- a CDS encoding SDR family NAD(P)-dependent oxidoreductase: MSIDFKDKVAIVTGAGGGLGREYALELARRGAKVVVNDLGGSRDGTGHSDMALKVVEEIEAMGGEAMSNGGSVTEYEQMEKMVADAKQKWGGVHILINNAGVLRDKTFHKMTPDDFEFVLKVHLTGSAFVTKACWETFREQAYGRVLMTASSTGLFGNFGQANYGAAKLGLAGLTKTLQLEGAKYNIRVNSLSPVAGTRMTEDLFPEEAFKLFDPVNVVPAALYLVSEDSPTNAIIGAGAGGYHSSWVVMNDAVWLPDGQRTVEGFADRWDDISSFTNLVAPQSGSEQSGAILKAMQKVTGTGPDSARG, from the coding sequence ATGAGCATCGATTTCAAAGATAAAGTCGCAATCGTAACCGGAGCTGGCGGCGGTCTGGGCCGGGAATACGCTCTTGAGCTGGCACGGCGCGGCGCGAAGGTCGTCGTCAACGATCTTGGCGGTTCGCGCGACGGAACCGGCCATTCGGACATGGCGCTGAAGGTCGTCGAAGAAATCGAGGCCATGGGCGGCGAAGCCATGTCGAATGGCGGCTCGGTCACCGAATACGAGCAGATGGAAAAGATGGTCGCCGACGCCAAACAGAAATGGGGCGGCGTGCACATCCTCATCAACAATGCGGGCGTGCTGCGCGACAAGACGTTCCACAAGATGACGCCGGACGATTTCGAATTCGTCCTCAAGGTTCACCTTACCGGATCGGCCTTTGTGACCAAGGCGTGCTGGGAAACCTTCCGCGAGCAGGCCTATGGCCGCGTTCTTATGACCGCTTCGTCGACTGGCCTGTTCGGCAATTTCGGCCAGGCGAACTATGGCGCTGCGAAGCTGGGCCTTGCCGGTCTGACCAAGACGCTCCAGCTCGAAGGCGCGAAGTACAATATCCGCGTGAACTCGCTTTCGCCAGTTGCCGGCACGCGCATGACTGAAGACCTGTTCCCCGAAGAAGCGTTCAAGCTGTTCGATCCGGTGAACGTGGTTCCGGCCGCACTCTACCTCGTCAGCGAAGACTCGCCGACCAACGCCATCATCGGCGCGGGTGCAGGCGGATACCACTCTTCATGGGTGGTGATGAACGACGCCGTGTGGCTGCCCGATGGCCAGCGCACGGTCGAAGGCTTTGCTGATCGCTGGGACGACATCAGCTCTTTCACCAACCTAGTCGCCCCGCAATCGGGCAGCGAGCAGTCCGGAGCCATCCTGAAAGCGATGCAAAAGGTAACCGGCACGGGACCGGATAGCGCGCGGGGTTAA
- a CDS encoding DUF4328 domain-containing protein, with protein MSALGIAAFLNDLWPAALIGTYEWHGLDILVLTDLTVLILSWFAVGSWIYRAHANFDLIDGPAKTFTPGWSVGWFAIPFANFVMPFKAMKELWQASHAMPVDSEQTAPGLLWLWWLSWLGGSVAQYGDYYGWLDIVGYAATSVSAACLIVIVHRINRAQPSMSIASTFE; from the coding sequence TTGTCAGCGTTGGGCATTGCCGCGTTCCTCAACGACTTATGGCCCGCTGCCCTGATCGGAACCTATGAGTGGCACGGTCTGGACATCCTGGTGCTGACCGACCTTACGGTGCTCATTTTGAGCTGGTTCGCAGTCGGCAGCTGGATTTACCGGGCTCACGCCAACTTCGATCTGATCGACGGACCAGCAAAGACATTCACGCCGGGTTGGTCGGTAGGTTGGTTCGCAATTCCATTTGCGAATTTTGTCATGCCATTCAAGGCCATGAAGGAGTTGTGGCAGGCGAGCCACGCGATGCCAGTCGACAGCGAGCAAACGGCACCGGGCCTTCTTTGGCTGTGGTGGTTGAGTTGGCTCGGCGGAAGCGTGGCGCAATATGGAGACTACTATGGCTGGCTCGACATCGTTGGGTACGCAGCGACCAGTGTGTCGGCCGCGTGTCTCATAGTGATCGTTCATCGCATCAATCGAGCTCAACCATCCATGTCGATCGCGAGCACGTTCGAATAG
- a CDS encoding DUF2794 domain-containing protein, giving the protein MAAGLGAGTSGQVVSFPGRARGQIGFERKELQRILDLYGRMVAAGQWRDYAMDFDKNAASFAAFRRTAERPQARVEKRPALRNKQGMWTLFGEHGQVLKRGHELAGVLAPMERRLLKAVDGD; this is encoded by the coding sequence ATGGCAGCGGGTCTGGGGGCCGGAACGTCCGGTCAGGTTGTATCCTTTCCCGGTCGTGCACGCGGTCAAATCGGGTTCGAACGTAAAGAGCTGCAGCGCATTCTCGATCTCTACGGCCGCATGGTCGCCGCCGGGCAATGGCGCGATTACGCGATGGATTTCGATAAGAACGCCGCGAGCTTCGCCGCCTTTCGCCGCACCGCTGAACGCCCGCAAGCCCGGGTTGAGAAGCGTCCTGCGCTGCGCAACAAGCAGGGTATGTGGACCCTATTCGGTGAGCATGGCCAAGTGCTCAAGCGCGGGCACGAACTCGCAGGCGTCCTCGCCCCAATGGAGCGGCGGTTGTTGAAGGCTGTGGACGGCGACTAG